A part of Deltaproteobacteria bacterium genomic DNA contains:
- a CDS encoding response regulator: protein MENRGTICIADPDSRFLSEWAASLQEEGYQVFTTEKGTRAIQIVQEEKVDLLIMEADMPEVKAYEAIPIIKGVDPTLPIIITAGRNTSELEARIRQKPIFYYHVKSFGPEELRLAIRNALERQARASKGDNYGQHNPAD, encoded by the coding sequence ATGGAAAACCGGGGTACTATTTGCATCGCCGATCCGGATAGCCGCTTCCTTTCTGAGTGGGCCGCCTCTTTACAGGAGGAAGGCTATCAGGTCTTTACCACCGAAAAAGGAACTCGGGCTATCCAAATTGTTCAGGAAGAAAAAGTGGATCTCCTTATTATGGAAGCCGATATGCCTGAAGTAAAGGCCTATGAGGCCATTCCGATCATCAAGGGGGTCGACCCGACTCTTCCGATCATTATCACGGCCGGCCGCAATACCTCGGAACTGGAGGCCCGGATCCGGCAGAAACCCATCTTTTATTACCATGTCAAAAGCTTCGGCCCGGAGGAATTACGATTAGCCATTCGAAATGCCCTGGAAAGGCAGGCCCGGGCAAGTAAAGGGGATAACTATGGGCAGCATAACCCTGCAGATTAA